In Eriocheir sinensis breed Jianghai 21 chromosome 8, ASM2467909v1, whole genome shotgun sequence, the following proteins share a genomic window:
- the LOC126995484 gene encoding uncharacterized protein LOC126995484, protein MENRHFLEHVIAANFTNRLGEETLHVMRECFLAFRIALVMPKNAPYKPNFDAVVVRAVEAGLVKYWNEDMLRRSRCMGQEEPQDDSDERQFTVSDLEGAWVILGLGVMSAFVAFLAELATRHLHPPVLCQFGF, encoded by the exons ATGGAGAACCGCCACTTCCTGGAACACGTCATCGCCGCCAACTTCACCAACAGGCTGGGCGAGGAGACGCTGCACGTGATGCGGGAGTGCTTCCTCGCCTTCAG gATAGCTCTCGTGATGCCCAAGAACGCTCCCTACAAGCCCAACTTTGACGCCGTGGTGGTGCGGGCGGTGGAGGCCGGCCTG GTGAAGTACTGGAACGAGGACATGCTGCGGAGGAGCCGTTGCATGGGCCAGGAGGAGCCGCAGGACGACAGCGACGAGCGGCAGTTCACCGTCAGCGACTTGGAG GGCGCGTGGGTCATCCTGGGCCTGGGTGTCATGTCCGCCTTCGTCGCCTTCCTCGCGGAGCTCGCCACTCGCCACCTGCACCCACCTGTCCTGTGTCAGTTTGGGTTCTGA
- the LOC126995482 gene encoding transmembrane protein 115-like: protein MASPGAVFRHLPLIKHSLIALIGNTGLFVKFVCVLLIIGYGLSFSEAAVEVLSVTPGYLLPPTFWLWTAFTHCFLEVRLWQVCVDLVTLGLCGKLIEPLWGSFEMVLFFLLVNVCVAFISALFYLIIYMCTFNPEVLFSVQINGMAGYIAGLSVAVKQIMPDHVLLHTRTPLGKVSNRHVPLLLFLTALLLYVCHLLEGLYTTMIGCGIAVSWVYLRFYQVHSNGTRGDMAETFAFSCFFPTVLQPPIQAVGDAVYSCLVRVRLCRRPIRRYDVGAPSSIAISLPGMDPHDAERRRQKALRLLSARLNQDKNEGGSAWPTLDDSPGSRGQSPTPSTNPPSTHTSSLTPKSSKSVTIAVPSDSTELPSSPSQASTVPPPSSSTSPSSPVSPSSSSAGPATATLVNLEQETSPAT, encoded by the exons ATGGCTTCTCCGGGGGCCGTCTTTCGCCACCTGCCGCTCATCAAACACTCGCTCATCGCGCTCATCGGCAACACCGGGCTCTTCGTCAAGTTCGTGTGCGTGCTGCTGATAATCGGGTACGGGCTGTCCTTCTCCGAGGCGGCCGTGGAGGTGCTGAGCGTCACCCCGGGGTACCTCCTGCCGCCCACCTTCTGGCTCTGGACGGCCTTTACGCACTGCTTCCTGGAGGTGCGGCTGTGGCAGGTCTGCGTGGATTTGGTAACCCTGGGACTATGCGGGAAGTTAATCGAGCCGCTGTGGGGGAGCTTCGAGATGGTGCTGTTCTTCCTGCTGGTGAACGTGTGCGTGGCCTTCATCTCGGCACTCTTCTACCTCATCATCTACATGTGCACCTTCAACCCCGAGGTGCTGTTCAGTGTGCAGATCAACGGCATGGCGGGGTACATCGCTGGGCTGTCCGTAGCGGTGAAGCAGATTATGCCAGACCATGTTCTCCTGCACACCCGCACGCCCCTAGGGAAGGTGTCCAATAGGCATGTCCCGCTGTTGCTCTTCCTGACGGCCCTGCTGCTATATGTGTGCCACCTGCTGGAGGGGCTCTACACCACTATGATCGGGTGTGGCATCGCGGTGTCGTGGGTGTACCTGCGGTTTTATCAAGTACACTCCAACGGCACGAGGGGTGATATGGCGGAGACCTTCGCCTTCTCCTG TTTCTTCCCAACAGTCCTCCAGCCCCCCATCCAGGCGGTGGGAGATGCAGTGTACTCGTGTCTGGTCAGGGTGAGGCTGTGCCGGAGACCCATCCGGCGGTACGATGTAGGGGCGCCGTCCTCCATTGCCATCTCATTGCCGGGCATGGACCCCCACGATGCAGAGAGACGGAG ACAAAAAGCACTGCGTCTGCTCAGTGCTCGTCTCAATCAGGACAAGAATGAAGGGGGATCAGCGTGGCCCACCCTGGATGACTCTCCCGGCTCCCGCGGTCAGTCTCCCACCCCATCCACCAATCCTCCCTCCACTCACACGTCATCCCTCACGCCCAAGTCCAGCAAGTCAGTTACCATTGCTGTACCATCCGACAGTACTGAGCTGCCTTCCTCTCCCAGCCAAGCAAGTAcggtgcctcctccctcctcctccacctccccctcctcccctgtaTCTCCCAGCAGCAGTAGTGCAGGCCCAGCCACAGCCACGCTAGTGAACCTTGAACAAGAGACCTCGCCTGCCACCTAA